The following proteins are encoded in a genomic region of Chelmon rostratus isolate fCheRos1 chromosome 3, fCheRos1.pri, whole genome shotgun sequence:
- the slc43a3a gene encoding solute carrier family 43 member 3a yields MQGCEVGTRLRYRLTLASGMLECLGFAGVLFGFASLMFVLKEDGYFSQLCVSVPGTNDTTITTDCSRQDEQFSLVFTIASFLNNFLTLVNGYLFDRFGTMVTRLLAICLYTTGTLLLAFSSPAFSELLFPALCCICVGGILLLLTNMQVGNLFPAHRSTIITLYNGAFDSSSVVFLLVKVLYEQGISVRTSFLVLSSCSIIHLLRTFLLMPRTHIPYPLPQYYTYGLDCGQANTYNVEQFESMRDRTSSAGENVSPEPEETKDSRKVASFRSCVLSWFFLWHVLWLSIMQLRHYLFIGTLNPMLTRLANDDPDLVSQYTNAFAIIQMFGLLCAPWNGLIMDRHKGKPLAPGETEQEADLRSSSLSLFLTSLQCLLFSVCASIPVLPLQYLTFVLQVSSRSFLYGGHAAFISIVFPACHFGKLYGLVMSMSAAVSLLQYPCFTLVKGPLDGDPFFVDIALTLLTVLVFIHPFYIFIHCRKVARRREDNMQTEANGSKMTEAKL; encoded by the exons aTGCAGGGGTGCGAGGTTGGAACCAGGCTGCGCTACAGGCTGACTCTGGCCTCTGGGATGCTGGAGTGTCTGGGCTTTGCTGGTGTGTTGTTTGGTTTCgcctctctgatgtttgtgctgAAGGAGGATGGTTActtcagtcagctgtgtgtcagtgtcccAGGAACCAACGACACCACGATCACTACAG ACTGTAGTAGACAGGATGAGCAGTTCTCTCTGGTCTTCACCATCGCCTCGTTCCTCAACAACTTCCTGACTCTAGTCAACGGCTACCTGTTTGATCGATTTGGCACCATGGTGACCAGGCTGCTGGCAAT ATGTTTGTACACGACTGGAACACTGCTTTTGGCCTTCTCCAGTCCAG CATTTTCAGAGCTGCTTTTTCCTGCCTTGTGCTGCATCTGTGTGGGAGGAATTCTGCTCCTTCTAACTAACATGCAG GTGGGCAACCTGTTCCCTGCTCATCGctccaccatcatcaccctCTACAATGGTGCCTTTGACTcctcttctgttgtgtttctcctCGTCAAG GTACTGTATGAACAGGGAATCTCTGTCCGCACctctttccttgttttgtcctcCTGCAGCATTATACACCTGTTGAGGACCTTCCTGCTGATGCCCAGAACCCACATCCCCTACCCTCTGCCACAATACTACACCTACGG ACTGGATTGCGGACAGGCCAACACTTACAATGTGGAGCAGTTTGAGAGCATGAGGGACAGGACATCCAGCGCGGGGGAAAACGTGTCACCAGAACCTGAGGAAACAAAAGACTCAAGGAAAG TGGCGAGTTTCCGGAGCTGTGTGCTGTCCTGGTTCTTCCTGTGGCACGTGTTGTGGCTGTCCATAATGCAGCTGAGACACTACCTCTTCATCGGCACGCTCAACCCCATGCTCACCCGGCTGGCCAACGATGACCCCGACCTGG TGAGCCAGTACACCAATGCATTTGCCATAATCCAGATGTTTGGCTTGCTGTGTGCTCCCTGGAACGGACTCATCATGGACAGACACAAGGGAAAGCCTCTGGCCCCTG GAGAAACAGAGCAGGAGGCCGACCTGcgttcctcctctctgtctctgttcctgACCTCCCTGCAgtgcctcctcttctctgtgtgcGCCTCCattcctgtcctccctctgcagTACCTCACGTTTGTCCTGCAAGTATCCAGTCGCTCCTTCCTCTATGGGGGACATGCTGCGTTTATTAGCATTGT TTTTCCAGCCTGTCACTTTGGGAAGCTGTATGGCCTGGTGATGTccatgtctgctgctgtctcgCTGCTGCAGTACCCCTGCTTCACCCTGGTCAAAGGACCTCTGGATGGAGACCCCTTTTTT GTGGACATTGCTCTGACTCTCCTCACCGTGCTGGTGTTTATCCATCCTTTCTACATCTTCATCCACTGCAGGAAAGTAGCTCGACGCAGAGAGGACAACATGCAAACTGAGGCTAATGGCTCCAAAATGACTGAAGCCAAGTTATAG
- the LOC121604688 gene encoding CD209 antigen-like protein E, whose product MDECIYDNDPGEQKQMEDRACNTTGESEEAEEREVIIYESSDIHGDHKASTQSAVHQQPCRTLVRPVTVCLVLLCVLLLAVVIGTGLHCKKCRIKLRSHNESWAEERKQTLVELDNFCKDGCTSFNNSFYYISSKRMSWEDSRQDCKDRAADLVIVNSKEEQVFINSLNRKSWIGLTDREDEGTWTWVDGSVLNSTEFWKHGEPSGTFGGVKEDCVETFWFKQQRSWNDNNCANLQFWICEKVSHF is encoded by the exons ATGGACGAGTGCATTTATGACAATGATCCTGGTGAACAAAAGCAAATGGAAGACAGAGCCTGTAACACAActggagagagtgaagaggcagaggagagggaagtTATAATTTATGAAAGCTCGGACATCCACGGCGACCACAAAGCTTCAACACAGAGCGCTGTGCATCAACAGCCAT GCAGGACTTTGGTCAGGCCTGTAACTGTGTGCCtggtgctgctctgtgttctcCTCCTGGCTGTCGTCATAGGCACTGGCCTCCACTGTAAGAAAT GCAGAATCAAGCTGCGGAGCCACAACGAGAGCTGGGCTGAAGAGAGAAAGCAGACTTTGGTTGAACTCG ATAACTTCTGTAAGGATGGATGTACATCATTCAACAACAGTTTTTACtacatttcttcaaaacgaATGAGCTGGGAGGACAGCAGACAGGACTgcaaagacagagcagcagatctGGTCATTGTAAACAGCAAAGAGGAGCAG GTATTCATCAATTCCCTAAACCGCAAATCCTGGATTGGTCTGACTGACAGAGAAGACGAGGGAACATGGACGTGGGTAGATGGTTCAGTTCTGAACAGCACAGA GTTTTGGAAACATGGGGAGCCCAGTGGGACATttggaggagtgaaggaggacTGTGTTGAAACCTTTTGgttcaaacagcagagaagctGGAATGATAATAACTGTGCCAATCTACAATTTTGGATCTGTGAAAAAGTGTCTCACTtctaa
- the LOC121604602 gene encoding oocyte zinc finger protein XlCOF7.1-like, whose amino-acid sequence MEEMTAFHFKLSSIMDKLFVSAVAEIKQLVCEYSAVLRAELSREKQDNTVLREELKLQRPDNGIMHRSQDGNNGAGAQLHTDQTESNTGWRNEEEAAEEQEEGTSRFADCKFEPVTVKCEATPEEQPELRAPPVHTTPCSRVGDCAQHQDAAGQSLQICSEPPEDSKDLHTDYKQPVETQCQLSISPSGDQFIDLGFHIKRESESPDLQTPGDDVNLGFELQQGILCQMYTDCGAFPVGGTLPDTPALSCFSSSPPLENQHTSGPLDIPDVSLSRHHTADRDASGHQGNLFESGSRSCNSSALGANQAAGRFKYVCDYCGKGFPFLSMMKCHRLTHTGERTQVCGQCGMSFIRRSHLRRHELLHLGVRPFTCQICGRKFSRSAHLSAHMKTHCR is encoded by the exons ATGGAGGAAATGACCGcgtttcatttcaaactgtCCTCCATCATGGACAAACTGTTCGTCTCCGCCGTGGCGGAGATCAAGCAGTTAGTGTGTGAGTACAGTGCCGTCCTCCGTGCGGAGCTGAGCAGGGAGAAACAAGACAACACCGTGTTGAGGGAGGaactgaagctgcagcgtcCTGATAACGGCATCATGCACAGGTCTCAGGACg GAAACAATGGAGCAGgagcacagctgcacacagatCAGACAGAGAGCAACACAGGATGGAGgaatgaagaagaagctgcagaggagcaaGAGGAG GGAACCTCAAGATTTGCAGACTGCAAGTTTGAGCCAGTTACTGTCAAATGTGAGGCAACTCCTGAAGAACAACCAGAGCTGAGAG CTCCTCCTGTACACACAACCCCCTGTTCTCGGGTGGGTGACTGTGCTCAGCATCAGGATGCAGCTGGGCAGAGCTTGCAGATCTGCAGTGAACCTCCAGAGGACAGCAAAGATCTACACACAGACTACAAGCAGCCTGTGGAGACTCAATGTCAGTTGAGTATTTCGCCAAGCGGAGATCAGTTCATTGATCTGGGATTTCATATTAAAAGAGAATCAGAAAGTCCAGACCTTCAGACTCCAGGTGACGATGTAAACCTGGGCTTTGAGCTCCAGCAAGGGATTCTGTGTCAAATGTACACCGACTGCGGAGCGTTCCCTGTGGGCGGCACTCTGCCCGACACCCCGGCACTCTCATGTTTCAGCAGCTCACCCCCGTTAGAAAACCAGCACACATCAGGACCACTGGACATCCCTGACGTATCATTAAGCAGGCATCACACCGCAGACAGAGACGCATCCGGCCACCAAGGAAACCTGTTTGAAAGCGGAAGTAGAAGCTGCAATAGTTCAGCCCTCGGGGCCAATCAGGCAGCTGGGCGTTTCAAGTACGTATGTGACTACTGTGGAAAGGGTTTCCCCTTCCTGAGCATGATGAAATGCCACAGGCTCACGCACACAGGGGAGAGGACTCAGGTTTGTGGGCAGTGTGGGATGAGCTTCATCAGACGGAGCCACCTGAGGCGCCACGAGCTGCTGCATTTGGGTGTCAGGCCATTTACCTGCCAGATATGTGGCCGCAAGTTTTCTCGTAGCGCCCACCTCAGTGCACACATGAAGACCCACTGCAGGTGA